From the genome of Phycodurus eques isolate BA_2022a chromosome 22, UOR_Pequ_1.1, whole genome shotgun sequence, one region includes:
- the lemd3 gene encoding inner nuclear membrane protein Man1, with protein sequence MASTQLTDEELYSELKRLGFTPGPVTEHTRPVYLKKLKKLREEHQRGVRAAKTRSGAAVNSGGGGGNTAGPRPASHNVTHLSSSRRPGRKSTVLGFSSDESDAEAPLKKKALNHSDGAPRRSPALKIKLDREKSRHGAGSPLNSNNSTLAPGGNRRVSSGWELGVKSSLEADGRDYDESEDEFEGGEEKSSRSLNGSRASYLNIRKQAGNYSDEDEEVWGLGGDRQRGSLEPRRGRAKEAFLAPSPPGSLNMVRRRKEEEEGDDTERSFPRKSIYVSLSENHREDAERNNHAVGEDASRFSIGLRPRFSNYSSLAHTYRGNHSNHTAPNHSYSQPLKEKLSAAPEDELYQQFKREEVATSSSFSAHYLSMFLLTAACLFFLVLGLVYLRMRGTGSSEVDVVIKSHPFGREFDTTHDKTVRDLILKLLLNLHDHLAHIAGQHDCGDQQYPNRSLSIDEASEYLTAQNEEFGDLIFTSLEWIIRTGQDVGIRLTGQAADDPMSDVSEIARLESTHPRMAFTCRFRRAFLTVISRVSLFAGVVGGVWGLVCYVKYRWKREEEETRQMYHTVERIIDVLRSHNEACQENQDLQPYLPIPHVRDSLVQPQDRKKMQRIWERAVRFLSANESRIRTESQKIGGSDFLVWRWIQPSLSCDKTSSIPSKVWQGKAFPLDRRNSPPNSLTPCLKIRNMFDPVMEVGENWDLAIHEAILEKCSDNNGIVHIAVDKNSREGCVYVKCLSAEHSGKAFKALHGSWFDGKLVTVKYLRLDRYHQRFPQAQACSTPLKASNLHRNATNTMASSQTRGSATSSGFS encoded by the exons ATGGCGTCAACGCAGTTAACGGACGAGGAGCTTTACTCCGAATTGAAGCGCCTCGGTTTCACTCCGGGTCCGGTTACCGAACACACTCGTCCGGTGTATTTGAAGAAGCTGAAGAAGCTTCGCGAAGAGCACCAGCGAGGAGTTCGAGCCGCTAAAACCCGCAGCGGCGCGGCCGTCAatagcggcggcggcggcggcaacaCGGCGGGACCCAGGCCAGCCAGCCACAACGTCACGCACCTGAGCTCCAGCAGGAGACCGGGCCGGAAGTCCACCGTCCTCGGCTTCAGCTCGGACGAGTCCGACGCCGAAGCTCCGCTGAAAAAGAAGGCTCTCAACCACAGCGACGGGGCGCCGCGGAGGAGCCCGGCTCTGAAGATAAAGCTCGATAGAGAAAAAAGTCGACATGGCGCGGGGAGTCCACTGAACAGCAACAACTCAACGTTGGCTCCGGGGGGGAACAGACGTGTCTCCTCGGGCTGGGAACTCGGCGTTAAATCGAGTCTCGAAGCGGATGGAAGGGATTACGACGAATCCGAGGACGAATTTGAGGGGGGCGAAGAGAAGTCCTCGCGTTCTTTAAATGGCAGTCGCGCGTCATACTTAAATATACGCAAGCAAGCCGGGAACTACTccgacgaggacgaggaggtTTGGGGCCTTGGTGGGGACCGACAGCGGGGTAGTCTGGAGCCCAGACGGGGCCGCGCGAAGGAGGCATTCTTAGCGCCGAGCCCACCCGGGAGTCTCAATATGGTGCGCAGacggaaggaggaggaagagggagaCGACACGGAGAGAAGCTTTCCGAGGAAGTCCATCTACGTGTCGCTTTCGGAGAACCACAGAGAAGACGCGGAGAGAAACAACCACGCCGTCGGCGAGGACGCCAGTCGTTTCAGCATCGGGCTGAGACCGCGATTTTCCAACTACAGCAGCCTTGCCCACACCTACAGGGGCAACCACTCCAACCACACCGCCCCCAACCACTCGTACAGCCAGCCCCTGAAGGAGAAGCTGTCCGCCGCACCGGAGGATGAGCTTTACCAGCAGTTCAAAAGGGAAGAGGTGGCGACCTCGAGCAGTTTCAGTGCCCACTACCTGTCCATGTTCCTGCTCACGGCAGCATGCCTCTTCTTCCTCGTGCTGGGCCTCGTGTACCTCAGGATGAGGGGCACTGGCTCATCAGAGGTAGATGTGGTCA TTAAGAGTCACCCATTTGGCAGAGAGTTTGACACCACGCAC GACAAGACCGTGAGGGATCTCATTTTGAAGCTGCTGCTCAATCTCCACGATCATCTGGCGCACATTGCTG GCCAACATGACTGTGGAGACCAGCAATACCCAAACAGAAGTCTGTCCATAGATGAGGCCTCTGAGTATTTGACG GCTCAGAATGAGGAGTTTGGAGACTTAATTTTCACGTCGCTTGAGTGGATCATCCGGACAGGCCAAGATGTTGGGATAAG GCTGACTGGGCAGGCGGCCGACGATCCCATGAGCGACGTATCAGAGATCGCTCGGCTCGAATCCACACATCCAAGGATGGCCTTCACGTGCCGCTTCCGCCGAGCTTTCCTCACCGTCATCAGCAGAGTCTCCCTCTTTGCAGGCG TGGTTGGTGGTGTGTGGGGTCTAGTGTGCTACGTCAAGTATCGCTGgaagagagaggaggaggaaactAGGCAAATGTATCACACGGTGGAGAGAATCATCG ATGTCCTAAGGAGCCATAATGAGGCTTGTCAAGAGAATCAAGATCTTCAGCCCTACTTGCCCATACCGCATGTCAGGGATTCACTGGTTCAGCCTCAGGACCG GAAGAAAATGCAGAGAATCTGGGAGCGCGCTGTGAGATTTCTGTCTGCCAACGAGTCCAGAATTCGAACAGAGAGCCAGAAAATCGGGGGATCAGACTTCCTCGTCTGGAGGTGGATCCAGCCGTCTCTCAGTTGCGACAAGACCTCCTCGATCCCCTCCAAAGTTTGGCAGGGAAAAG CTTTCCCTCTTGACCGACGGAATTCCCCACCAAACAGCCTGACTCCGTGTCTGAAGATCCGGAACATGTTTGACCCAGTCAT GGAGGTCGGGGAGAACTGGGATCTCGCCATACACGAGGCCATCCTGGAGAAGTGTAGCGACAACAACGGCATTGTCCACATTGCAGTTGACAAGAACTCTCGAGAG GGCTGTGTCTATGTCAAGTGCCTCTCTGCAGAACACTCAGGGAAAGCCTTCAAGGCACTTCATGGCTCTTGGTTTGATG GTAAGCTGGTGACGGTGAAATATCTGCGTTTGGACCGGTACCACCAGCGCTTCCCTCAGGCTCAGGCCTGCAGCACACCCCTGAAGGCCTCCAACCTCCACAGAAACGCCACGAACACTATGGCCAGCTCGCAGACCCGCGGCTCGGCCACCTCCTCAGGCTTCTCATAA
- the tmbim4 gene encoding protein lifeguard 4, translated as MSSEKYPRSSIEDDFNYGTNVATASVQIRMDFLRKVYTLLSLQIILTTGTSALFMFSQTIKEFVHASPAVVLVSALGSLVLLLALAVYRHKHPVNLYLLLVFTLLEAISVATALTFYEYSTVLQALFLTCAVFAALTAYTFQSKRDFTKLGAALFSCLWILLIASVMRVFFNSDSTELLFAGTGALVFCGFIIYDTHLLMKQLSPEEHILASINLYLDIVNLFLHILRILDSMKKH; from the exons ATGAGCAGTGAAAAATACCCGAGGTCGTCGATTGAAGATGACTTCAACTATGGCACAAATGTTGCCACTGCCAGTGTCCAAATACGTATGG ACTTCCTGCGGAAGGTATACACCCTCCTGAGCTTGCAGATCATTCTGACGACGGGCACGTCTGCCCTTTTTATGTTCTCTCAGACCATCAAGGAGTTTGTCCATGCCAG CcctgctgttgttttggtttcTGCTCTGGGCTCTCTGGTCCTGCTTCTGGCCTTGGCCGTTTACCGACACAAGCATCCAGTCAACCTCTACCTGCTGCTTGTATTT ACTTTACTGGAGGCGATCTCTGTGGCCACAGCTT TGACTTTCTACGAGTACTCCACTGTGCTCCAAGCCTTGTTCCTGACCTGCGCCGTGTTCGCCGCACTGACCGCCTACACCTTCCAGTCCAAGAGAGATTTCACCAAACTGGGAGCAGC GCTTTTTTCCTGCTTGTGGATCCTCCTAATTGCAAGTGTTATGAGG GTGTTTTTCAACAGCGACAGCACCGAGCTGCTGTTCGCCGGGACCGGGGCACTCGTCTTCTGCGGCTTCATCATCTACGACACCCACCTGCTGATGAAGCAGCTCTCCCCCGAGGAGCACATCCTGGCCTCCATCAACCTCTACCTGGACATCGTCAACCTCTTCCTTCACATTTTGCGTATCCTGGACTCGATGAAGAAGCACTAA
- the LOC133396937 gene encoding beta-2-microglobulin-like, translating into MKFVTICLILAAFYLTADSKFQSPTVQVYSHQAGEFGMKNTLICHVSQFHPPDITIKLFKNGQELPGAFESDLSFEKNWHFHLTKHVAFTPMRDDKYLCQVTHASSLPNNFDWEPNM; encoded by the exons ATGAAATTCGTGACAATTTGCTTAATTCTGGCGGCTTTTTACTTGACCGCGGACTCCAAGTTCC AATCCCCAACGGTGCAGGTATACAGCCACCAGGCGGGGGAGTTCGGGATGAAGAACACCCTGATCTGTCACGTGAGTCAGTTCCACCCCCCTGACATCACCATCAAGTTGTTCAAGAATGGACAGGAGCTCCCGGGCGCCTTCGAGAGCGACTTGAGCTTCGAAAAAAACTGGCACTTCCATCTGACCAAGCACGTGGCGTTCACACCCATGAGGGACGACAAATACTTGTGCCAAGTCACTCATGCGTCGAGTCTTCCCAACAATTTCGACTGGG AGCCCAACATGTGA
- the LOC133396936 gene encoding beta-2-microglobulin-like gives MNTRLYLTAFVFVCLLGSSVTKESPPIVQVYSRTTGVLGKANVLLCHVSSFHPPLIKVDLQRNGVVIQQANQTEMVFLEDWDYYLTKYVPFIPQSGEEYTCLVTHMGITRTFFWEPDM, from the exons ATGAATACACGCCTCTACTTGACCGCGTTCGTTTTTGTGTGCCTCTTGGGCTCTTCGGTGACCAAAGAAT cccCACCAATTGTTCAGGTGTACAGTCGGACAACGGGAGTGTTGGGCAAAGCCAACGTCCTCCTGTGCCACGTGAGCAGCTTCCACCCGCCACTGATCAAAGTGGACCTGCAGAGAAATGGCGTCGTGATCCAGCAGGCCAATCAGACAGAGATGGTCTTCCTGGAGGACTGGGACTACTATCTGACCAAATATGTGCCCTTCATTCCCCAAAGTGGAGAGGAGTACACCTGCCTGGTGACTCACATGGGGATTACCAGGACGTTTTTTTGGG aacCGGATATGTAA